One window of Phycodurus eques isolate BA_2022a chromosome 17, UOR_Pequ_1.1, whole genome shotgun sequence genomic DNA carries:
- the kif20a gene encoding kinesin-like protein KIF20A, translated as MAFSLSTTCASPFDEGEEMAVFESTAADYGGLGMPRLPELSLISPGLDPQLSTMGLKVAVKPAMMGPGCGDKETERVKVFLRIRPLTEEERGRGEEQDCVDIQDEETLLLKAPRCSQNMKMAERGISQSMHKFTFSKICGPETTQQHFYECTMKEMVANVLQGKNRLLYTYGVTNSGKTYTIQGTRRDAGLLPRALVSLFKRLQGHLYHAMDLKPVLYQDVRHLEPCEVRVEEIRRNSLLKEDENMSSRRAGNTTIWDSGIGGLSAASHIAVQLDDCDSVCLEPDSMSHSSGDELGEGLQFSIWVSFYEIYNEFLYDLLDAAASLQPRKRITLRLSDDKHGNPYVKDLTWVQVRSAEEAWKILRAGRRNQSFASTHLNQNSSRSHSIFSIRVIHVHPNAESGQNMHISELTICDLAGSERCKEQRCGERMKEANNINTSLLTLGRCIAALRHNQTNKSRPPQVVPFRDSKLTRVLQGFFCGRGTSSMVVNINTCASIYDETLQALKFSAIASQLVHAPSTKNRVAYILSLLREPANRNDSTVLEEDADDSDVEDGDITLLNTESLLQAIDVLKREVQRQQEEKELLEANVREQVVSEMMEVISRMQDDFSETLAAERALIEERCEDKITNLQKHLKKFFSQELKERDQEIEELAAALEKMTHETGPSSAPQEPERLRRSHRLSTRTENTQLREELELCRAQLLSKTQEVLQLKIQLEAPGSAGTNAANRKLEEGQRNLCQLRLDLQKLGSDLQSGERACCRNTGGERLRQALAAADEMLIKQDQILVELQNGLVLVKADLRRKAETPVQAQATQPPLLPRLGFATPISCKKRGCGAVVTGDSENKPPQKRPFYHSLFPTGTPTRKYNTRNAADTNLTPYSRILRSRQQSPPRSPVPTPRHIRGKY; from the exons ATGGCGTTTTCTTTGTCCACGACGTGTGCGTCCCCTTTTGACGAAGGAGAGGAGATGGCTGTGTTTGAGTCCACTGCAGCAGACTATGGAGGATTGGGCATGCCACGTCTGCCTGAACTCTCGCTAATTTCACCGGGCCTGGACCCTCAGCTATCCACTATGGGGCTG AAAGTGGCTGTGAAACCTGCAATGATGGGGCCAGGCTGTGGTGATAAAGAGACAGAGAGGGTGAAGGTCTTCCTGCGCATACGACCCCTCACAGAggaagagagagggaggggcGAAGAGCAG GACTGTGTGGACATACAAGATGAAGAGACACTGTTGCTTAAAGCTCCCAGGTGCTCACAAAACATGAAGATGGCAGAGAGGGGCATCTCTCAGAGCATGCACAAGTTCACTTTCTCCAAG ATTTGTGGACCAGAGAccacacagcaacacttttatgAGTGCACCATGAAGGAGATGGTCGCCAATGTTCTTCAGGGCAAGAACAGACTCCTCTACACTTATGGAGTCACCAATTCTGGAAAGACTTACACTATTCAAG GAACTCGTCGTGATGCAGGCCTCCTACCCAGAGCTTTAGTGTCTCTGTTCAAAAGACTTCAGGGTCATCTCTATCACGCCATGGACCTGAAGCCTGTCTTGTACCAAGATGTGAGACACCTGGAGCCCTGTGAGGTCAGGGTGGAGGAAATACGCAGAAATTCTCTGCTCAAAGAG GATGAGAACATGAGTTCTCGTCGAGCTGGCAACACGACAATATGGGACAGCGGGATTGGAGGACTTTCTGCTGCCAGCCACATTGCTGTCCAACTGGATG ACTGTGACAGTGTGTGTCTGGAGCCTGACAGCATGTCACACAGCAGTGGAGATGAACTGGGGGAAGGGCTGCAGTTCTCAATCTGGGTGTCCTTTTATGAGATCTACAACGAGTTTCTGTATGACCTACTGGACGCCGCAGCCTCTCTGCAGCCGAGAAAGAGGATCACACTGCGGCTGAGCGACGACAAGCACGGCAATCCCTATGTGAAAG ACCTAACATGGGTCCAGGTCCGCAGTGCAGAAGAAGCTTGGAAGATTCTGAGAGCCGGACGTCGTAATCAAAGTTTTGCCAGCACCCACCTCAACCAAAATTCGAGTCGTAG TCACAGCATTTTCTCCATCCGTGTCATCCATGTCCATCCAAATGCAGAATCTGGTCAGAACATGCACATTAGCGA ACTGACTATCTGCGATCTAGCTGGGTCGGAACGTTGCAAAGAGCAGCGCTGCGGTGAACGAATGAAGGAAGCCAACAACATAAACACCTCCCTTCTTACCCTGGGCCGCTGCATTGCTGCTCTGAGACATAACCAGACTAACAA GTCACGGCCCCCTCAAGTGGTACCCTTCAGGGACAGCAAGCTGACGCGAGTGCTTCAAGGTTTCTTCTGTGGCCGAGGAACATCCAGTATGGTGGTCAACATCAACACATGTGCCTCCATCTATGATGAGACTCTGCAAGCCCTCAAGTTTTCAGCTATTGCTTCCCAA CTGGTCCATGCACCCTCCACAAAGAACAGAGTGGCCTATATCCTGTCTCTGCTGCGTGAGCCAGCCAACAGGAATGACAGCACAGTGTTGGAAGAGGATGCAGATGACAGTGATGTTGAAGATGGAGATATCACCTTGTTGAATACAGAG tctttgCTGCAGGCCATCGACGTCCTCAAGCGGGAGGTGCAGAGGCAGCAGGAAGAAAAAGAACTTCTCGAGGCTAACGTGAGGGAGCAGGTGGTCTCTGAGATGATGGAGGTCATCTCCAGAATGCAAGACGATTTCAG TGAAACCTTGGCGGCAGAGAGAGCTCTAATTGAAGAGCGCTGCGAGGACAAGATAACAAACCTGCAGAAACATTTGAAGAAATTCTTCAGCCAAGAGTTAAAG GAACGGGATCAAGAGATTGAGGAACTGGCCGCTGCCCTAGAAAAGATGACTCATGAGACGGGCCCAAGCTCTGCCCCCCAAGAACCTGAGAGGCTTCGACGGTCTCACCGCCTCAGCACCCGGACAGAAAACACCCAACTGCGTGAAGAGCTCGAACTGTGTCGTGCTCAATTGCTTAGCAAGACACAGG AGGTGTTGCAGCTGAAGATCCAGCTGGAGGCACCGGGCTCAGCGGGCACCAACGCTGCCAACCGAAAGCTGGAGGAGGGACAAAGG AATCTGTGTCAGCTGCGCTTGGATTTACAGAAGCTCGGCTCAGACCTGCAGTCTGGCGAGCGGGCCTGCTGCCGTAATACAGGAGGCGAGAGGCTGCGTCAGGCTTTGGCCGCGGCAGACGAAATGCTAATTAAACAG GACCAGATTCTGGTGGAATTGCAGAACGGCCTGGTGCTCGTCAAGGCTGACCTGAGGCGCAAGGCCGAGACCCCAGTTCAGGCGCAGGCCACCCAGCCTCCCCTGTTACCCCGCTTGGGCTTTGCCACACCGATTTCTTGCAAGAAGCGGGGATGTGGTGCTGTCGTAACTGGTGACTCTGAGAACAAGCCTCCTCAGAAGAGACCCTTTTACCACTCGTTGTTCCCCACTGGCACGCCGACGCGTAAATACAACACGCGCAATGCTGCAGACACTAACCTAACCCCTTACTCTCGGATCCTTAGGTCACGCCAGCAGTCTCCGCCTCGGAGCCCTGTCCCCACCCCTCGCCACATACGTGGGAAGTACTAA